A genomic window from Salvelinus namaycush isolate Seneca chromosome 5, SaNama_1.0, whole genome shotgun sequence includes:
- the LOC120048000 gene encoding protein sprouty homolog 1-like yields the protein MALQSQHGPGGSLVVIQQPSLEDRQRSDYERELQHAAILSLDQIKAIRSSNEYTEGPSVVRRPPAPRMAPRPDKQQERTHEVILVNVNNNYEHRPIGQGHHGGVVVVAGGQQCSARAPGLNRSTSTGSAASSGSNSSVSSEQGLLARSPPSRPGMVALHQHHHRAERAQPVRTQPKALLASQQGSHPLPPLEAPLKPSGKGDMASGHQFICECCGKCKCGDCTAPRTLPSCLACNGQCLCSAESALEHGTCMCLVKGIFYHCSNDDEGDSCADHPCSLSRSHCCSRFLCMGLLSVLFPCLLCYPPVKGCLKACQGCYDQVNRPGCRCKNSNTVYCKLERWSHQAQEKPS from the coding sequence ATGGCGCTCCAAAGTCAACATGGCCCTGGCGGTTCATTAGTGGTGATTCAGCAGCCTTCCCTGGAGGACCGGCAGAGGTCGGATTACGAGCGGGAGCTCCAACATGCCGCCATCCTTTCCCTGGACCAAATCAAGGCCATCCGCTCCAGCAACGAGTACACAGAAGGGCCCTCGGTGGTCCGGAGGCCCCCTGCACCCCGCATGGCGCCCAGGCCCGACAAGCAGCAGGAGAGGACTCACGAGGTGATCCTCGTCAATGTGAACAACAACTACGAGCACCGGCCGATAGGGCAGGGCCACCATGGTGGGGTAGTGGTAGTAGCCGGGGGCCAGCAGTGTAGCGCTAGGGCCCCGGGCCTTAATCGCTCCACCAGTACAGGCAGTGCGGCTAGCTCAGGGAGCAACAGCAGTGTATCCTCTGAGCAGGGACTCCTGGCCCGCTCGCCTCCCTCTAGGCCAGGGATGGTGGccctccaccagcaccaccacagAGCCGAGCGTGCTCAGCCTGTTCGGACTCAGCCCAAGGCGCTGCTAGCCTCCCAGCAGGGCTCGCACCCGCTGCCGCCACTGGAGGCACCGCTCAAGCCCTCAGGGAAAGGGGACATGGCCTCTGGCCACCAGTTCATCTGCGAATGCTGCGGGAAGTGCAAGTGCGGAGACTGCACAGCTCCAAGGACCCTGCCCTCGTGCCTGGCCTGCAATGGCCAGTGCCTGTGCTCGGCGGAGAGCGCCCTGGAGCATGGCACGTGCATGTGCCTGGTCAAGGGCATCTTCTACCACTGTTCCAACGACGACGAGGGGGACTCGTGCGCCGACCACCCCTGCTCGCTGTCCCGCTCCCACTGCTGCTCACGCTTCCTCTGCATGGGATTACTGTCGGTACTGTTCCCCTGTTTGCTGTGCTACCCGCCCGTCAAGGGGTGCCTAAAGGCGTGCCAGGGCTGCTACGACCAAGTCAACAGGCCCGGCTGCCGCTGCAAGAACTCCAACACTGTCTATTGCAAACTGGAGCGCTGGTCCCACCAGGCCCAGGAAAAGCCTTcctga